A DNA window from Helianthus annuus cultivar XRQ/B chromosome 15, HanXRQr2.0-SUNRISE, whole genome shotgun sequence contains the following coding sequences:
- the LOC110907035 gene encoding protein GLUTAMINE DUMPER 2, producing MGSSEASLWSFDSPMIYLFGGIFVILGLITASLIILVCSQRKRRLGGDGGRDIERGDDEKAATVAYNGGDCSDVRPKLVVIMAGDEVPTYLATPSDVVTGDTHVC from the coding sequence ATGGGATCGtccgaagcgtcgttgtggagcTTCGATTCGCCAATGATATATCTCTTCGGAGGAATATTTGTAATACTTGGTCTGATAACCGCGTCGTTGATAATTCTCGTGTGTTCTCAACGAAAGCGACGATTGGGTGGCGATGGTGGCAGAGACATCGAAAGAGGTGATGATGAGAAGGCTGCAACGGTGGCGTACAACGGTGGTGATTGTTCAGATGTCCGCCCCAAACTGGTGGTTATCATGGCCGGAGATGAAGTTCCGACATATTTAGCGACACCATCTGATGTTGTCACCGGAGATACTCATGTTTGTTAG